A region from the Linepithema humile isolate Giens D197 chromosome 1, Lhum_UNIL_v1.0, whole genome shotgun sequence genome encodes:
- the LOC105671161 gene encoding L-xylulose reductase isoform X1 — protein sequence MNLSFEGKRILVTGAGQGIGRELALRLSKYKGQVFALSKTKKNLDNLIAADSKIQPVCVDLQDWDATRKAIQSILPIDLLVNNAGVACLSPFLDTTPEGFDLTFEVNVKAVFNVSQVVAKDIIKRKSSGSIVNISSQAGQAALKDHAIYCASKGAIDMLTKSMALELGPHNIRVNAVSPTVVMTEMGKLGWSDPQKAASMINKIPLNRFAEVDEVVDPIVYLLSDHSSMINGVCLPVDGGFLAT from the exons ATGAACCTCAGTTTCGAAGGAAAGCGCATTCTCGTGACCGGAGCTGGTCAAG GCATCGGCAGAGAATTGGCTCTACGTCTTTCCAAGTATAAGGGACAAGTATTTGCACTTTCGAAGACGAAGAAGAATTTGGACAACTTGATTGCGGCCGACTCGAAAATTCAGCCGGTCTGCGTTGATCTTCAGGACTGGGATGCGACCCGAAAAGCCATTCAGAGCATCCTGCCGATAGATTTGTTGGTTAACAATGCCGGTGTCGCGTGTCTTTCACCTTTTTTGGACACGACACCCGAGGGATTCGATTTAACTTTCGAGGTCAATGTGAAGGCTGTGTTTAACGTGTCCCAGGTTGTCGCCAAAGACATAATCAAACGCAAAAGCAGCGGAAGCATTGTAAATATATCGTCGCAGGCCGGGCAGGCGGCATTGAAAGATCATGCTATTTATTGCGCGTCCAAGGGAGCCATTGACATGTTAACGAa GTCAATGGCCCTCGAATTGGGTCCACACAATATAAGAGTCAATGCTGTGAGTCCTACGGTTGTGATGACGGAAATGGGCAAATTGGGTTGGAGCGATCCGCAGAAGGCAGCTAGCATGATCAACAAAATTCCTCTCAATCGATTTGCTG AGGTTGACGAGGTAGTGGATCCCATTGTATACTTACTGAGCGATCACAGTTCCATGATTAATGGTGTTTGTTTGCCTGTCGATGGTGGTTTTCTAGCTACATAG
- the LOC105671177 gene encoding L-xylulose reductase-like isoform X2, producing MNLCFQGKRILVTGAGQGIGRELALRLSKYKGQVFALSKTKKNLDSLIAADPKIQPVCVDLQDWDATRKAVQSILPIDLLVNNAAVVCLSPFLNTTPKGFDLTFNVNVKGVMNISQIVARDMIERKSGGNIVNVSSLAGQVAVKDHAVYGTSKGALDMLTKTMALELGPHNIRVNAVNPTIVLTERGKLGWSDPQKAHEMISRTSLGRFAEVDEVVKPILYLLSDHSSMINGVCLPVDGGFLAT from the exons ATGAATTTGTGCTTTCAAGGAAAACGCATTCTCGTGACCGGTGCTGGACAAG GCATCGGAAGAGAATTGGCTCTACGTCTTTCCAAGTATAAGGGACAAGTATTTGCACTTTCGAAGACGAAGAAGAATTTGGACAGCTTGATAGCAGCCGACCCGAAAATTCAGCCGGTCTGCGTTGATCTTCAGGACTGGGATGCGACCCGGAAAGCCGTTCAGAGCATCCTGCCGATCGATTTGTTAGTCAACAATGCTGCTGTCGTATGCTTATCGCCCTTCTTGAACACCACGCCTAAGGGATTCGATTTGACTTTTAATGTCAATGTAAAGGGTGTAATGAACATATCTCAGATTGTAGCCAGAGACATGATCGAGCGCAAAAGCGGCGGCAACATTGTAAATGTATCGTCACTGGCCGGTCAGGTGGCAGTGAAAGATCACGCCGTTTATGGCACGTCCAAGGGAGCTCTTGACATGTTAACaaa GACAATGGCCCTCGAACTCGGTCCACACAATATAAGAGTTAATGCCGTCAATCCTACGATCGTCCTGACGGAAAGAGGCAAATTAGGTTGGAGCGATCCACAAAAAGCGCATGAAATGATCAGCAGAACTTCTCTTGGTCGATTTGCTG AAGTTGATGAGGTAGTGAAACCCATTCTATACTTATTGAGCGACCACAGTTCCATGATAAATGGCGTTTGCTTGCCTGTCGACGGTGGTTTCTTAGCTACATAA
- the LOC105671161 gene encoding L-xylulose reductase isoform X2: MNLSFEGKRILVTGAGQGIGRELALRLSKYKGQVFALSKTKKNLDNLIAADSKIQPVCVDLQDWDATRKAIQSILPIDLLVNNAGVACLSPFLDTTPEGFDLTFEVNVKAVFNVSQVVAKDIIKRKSSGSIVNISSQAGQAALKDHAIYCASKGAIDMLTKSGDFDTEDKERSGRPKTFEDADLQALLDENDTQTQDNNN, from the exons ATGAACCTCAGTTTCGAAGGAAAGCGCATTCTCGTGACCGGAGCTGGTCAAG GCATCGGCAGAGAATTGGCTCTACGTCTTTCCAAGTATAAGGGACAAGTATTTGCACTTTCGAAGACGAAGAAGAATTTGGACAACTTGATTGCGGCCGACTCGAAAATTCAGCCGGTCTGCGTTGATCTTCAGGACTGGGATGCGACCCGAAAAGCCATTCAGAGCATCCTGCCGATAGATTTGTTGGTTAACAATGCCGGTGTCGCGTGTCTTTCACCTTTTTTGGACACGACACCCGAGGGATTCGATTTAACTTTCGAGGTCAATGTGAAGGCTGTGTTTAACGTGTCCCAGGTTGTCGCCAAAGACATAATCAAACGCAAAAGCAGCGGAAGCATTGTAAATATATCGTCGCAGGCCGGGCAGGCGGCATTGAAAGATCATGCTATTTATTGCGCGTCCAAGGGAGCCATTGACATGTTAACGAa aagtggcgatttcgacactgaggacaaggagcgctccggaagaccaaaaacatttgaggacgccgatctgcaagcgttattggatgaaaatgatacgcaaacacaagacaacaacaactga